Proteins encoded by one window of Labrus bergylta chromosome 2, fLabBer1.1, whole genome shotgun sequence:
- the fgf17 gene encoding fibroblast growth factor 17 isoform X2, with protein MYGINQRCIYISFHFFVLWCHAQYVRTQGAVTDQLSRRQVRVYQLYSRTSGKHVQIQGKRVTATAEDGNLYARLFVETDTFGSRVRIRGAESGRYLCMNRKGKLVGKPNGRSRDCIFTEKVLENNYTAFQNAKYEGWYVAFTRKGRPIKASRTRENQREVHFIKRLHTGPPPFPNTDQSKHFEFIRFPSTRRAKRNRKSRTSS; from the exons ATGTATGGAATAAACCAGCGCTGTATTTACAT ATCGTTTCATTTTTTCGTGCTGTGGTGCCATGCTCAG TATGTGAGGACGCAGGGCGCAGTGACGGACCAGCTGAGCCGCAGACAGGTCCGGGTGTACCAGCTCTACAGCCGCACCAGCGGGAAACACGTCCAGATTCAGGGCAAAAGGGTCACCGCCACAGCTGAGGATGGAAACCTGTACG CTCGTCTGTTCGTGGAGACGGACACGTTTGGCAGCCGAGTGAGGATAAGAGGTGCAGAGAGCGGGCGCTACCTCTGCATGAACCGGAAGGGGAAACTTGTGGGAAAG CCCAACGGCCGGAGCAGGGACTGCATCTTCACAGAGAAAGTGCTGGAAAACAATTACACAGCCTTCCAGAATGCCAAGTATGAGGGCTGGTATGTGGCGTTCACCAGGAAAGGGAGGCCCATCAAAGCCTCGAGGACGAGGGAGAACCAGAGAGAGGTCCACTTCATCAAGAGGCTGCACACGGGCCCGCCTCCCTTCCCCAACACGGACCAAAGCAAACACTTTGAGTTCATCCGATTTCCATCCACACGTCGCGCGAAGCGGAACAGGAAATCACGTACCTCTTCCTAA
- the fgf17 gene encoding fibroblast growth factor 17 isoform X1, whose amino-acid sequence MYGINQRCIYISFHFFVLWCHAQGENHPSPNFKQYVRTQGAVTDQLSRRQVRVYQLYSRTSGKHVQIQGKRVTATAEDGNLYARLFVETDTFGSRVRIRGAESGRYLCMNRKGKLVGKPNGRSRDCIFTEKVLENNYTAFQNAKYEGWYVAFTRKGRPIKASRTRENQREVHFIKRLHTGPPPFPNTDQSKHFEFIRFPSTRRAKRNRKSRTSS is encoded by the exons ATGTATGGAATAAACCAGCGCTGTATTTACAT ATCGTTTCATTTTTTCGTGCTGTGGTGCCATGCTCAG ggggagaatCACCCGTCTCCTAATTTTAAGCAGTATGTGAGGACGCAGGGCGCAGTGACGGACCAGCTGAGCCGCAGACAGGTCCGGGTGTACCAGCTCTACAGCCGCACCAGCGGGAAACACGTCCAGATTCAGGGCAAAAGGGTCACCGCCACAGCTGAGGATGGAAACCTGTACG CTCGTCTGTTCGTGGAGACGGACACGTTTGGCAGCCGAGTGAGGATAAGAGGTGCAGAGAGCGGGCGCTACCTCTGCATGAACCGGAAGGGGAAACTTGTGGGAAAG CCCAACGGCCGGAGCAGGGACTGCATCTTCACAGAGAAAGTGCTGGAAAACAATTACACAGCCTTCCAGAATGCCAAGTATGAGGGCTGGTATGTGGCGTTCACCAGGAAAGGGAGGCCCATCAAAGCCTCGAGGACGAGGGAGAACCAGAGAGAGGTCCACTTCATCAAGAGGCTGCACACGGGCCCGCCTCCCTTCCCCAACACGGACCAAAGCAAACACTTTGAGTTCATCCGATTTCCATCCACACGTCGCGCGAAGCGGAACAGGAAATCACGTACCTCTTCCTAA
- the LOC109989403 gene encoding ectonucleoside triphosphate diphosphohydrolase 2 — MHAFFFITQYISARSTRLNAELHPSARRTMAPRYVQFIPAVVLLVLAIVGILLVVLPATETEIPSDNMFGIVLDAGSSHTSMYMYKWPADKQNDTGIVTQHSECHAKGGGISSYAGVRGGAAKSLEACMEQALKEIPKFRHRQTPLYLGATAGMRLLSIVNASESNRVLKEVETKLKSYPFKFKEATILSGQEEGAYGWVTVNYLLENFVKFGFVGRWLNPGRDTIGALDLGGASTQITFQTSDTVEDKNNYMELKLYGHTYTLYTQSFLCYGQDQFLRKLLAYLIKTQGVKSQVSHPCYPHQFNMSIRLGQDVFDSSCTKDYRPAQFDPQMSVSVVGTGDYQTCLDNVKNMFSFTSCSFTKCSFDGVFQPSLRGSFMGFSAFFFTHSYINRLTNITLTSPNRMKEAIRLMCNMSISEMTEKTKVSAKHMKNVCAIANFVQVLLTQGYGFDERSLPSISFQKKAGGASVGWALGYMLSLSSMVPAEKLGLVKALPSGPWAGILFLFITFLFFSLGYMLMIYRNIRTKEGMV, encoded by the exons ATGcatgccttttttttcattactcaGTATATAAGTGCTCGATCCACGCGCCTTAACGCAGAGCTGCACCCGAGCGCGCGCAGAACCATGGCTCCCCGGTATGTCCAGTTCATCCCCGCGGTGGTGCTGCTGGTTCTGGCTATAGTCGGGATCCTGCTGGTGGTCCTCCCGGCTACAGAGACCGAGATCCCTTCTGATAACATG TTTGGCATCGTTCTGGATGCTGGGTCGTCTCACACCTCTATGTACATGTACAAGTGGCCGGCTGACAAGCAGAATGACACTGGGATTGTTACTCAGCACAGCGAGTGTCATGCCAAAG GTGGAGGGATATCGAGCTATGCTGGTGTTCGCGGTGGGGCAGCTAAAAGTCTTGAGGCGTGCATGGAACAAGCCCTGAAAGAAATCCCCAAATTCCGGCACCGCCAGACTCCTCTCTATCTGGGAGCTACTGCAGGAATGAGGCTCTTGAG catAGTCAATGCCTCAGAGTCCAACCGAGTCCTGAAGGAAGTGGAAACCAAACTGAAGTCTTATCCTTTCAAATTCAAAGAGGCAACCATCCTGAGCGGACAGGAAGAGGGCGCGTACGGCTGGGTCACGGTTAACTACTTACTGGAAAACTTTGTCAAG TTCGGTTTTGTCGGGCGTTGGCTGAATCCAGGCAGAGACACAATCGGAGCTCTGGATTTGGGCGGCGCTTCGACTCAGATCACGTTTCAGACGTCTGACACGGTGGAGGACAAGAACAACTACATGGAGCTGAAGCTCTACGGCCACACCTACACACTGTACACCCAGAGCTTCCTATGCTACGGACAGGACCAGTTCCTGAGGAAACTTTTGGCTTATCTCATCAAG ACTCAAGGTGTGAAGTCCCAGGTGTCCCATCCCTGCTATCCTCATCAGTTCAACATGTCAATCAGGCTGGGGCAGGATGTCTTTGATTCCTCCTGCACTAAGGACTACAGACCAGCCCAGTTTGACCCTCAGATGTCTGTGTCAGTAGTGGGTACAGGAGATTACCAGACCTGCCTGGACAACgttaaaaacatgttctcaTTCACCAGCTGCTCCTTCACTAAGTGCTCCTTTGATGGAGTATTTCAGCCCAGCCTGAGAGGAAGCTTCATG GGTTTCTCTGCTTTCTTCTTCACTCACAGCTACATCAACCGCCTCACCAACATCACCCTCACGTCACCTAATCGAATGAAGGAGGCAATCCGACTCATGTGCAACATGAGCATCTCTGAG ATGACTGAAAAGACAAAGGTGTCGGCCAAACACATGAAGAACGTCTGTGCCATCGCTAATTTTGTTCAGGTCCTCTTGACGCAGGGATACGGTTTCGATGAGCGCTCGCTTCCTTCCATCTCGTTCCAGAAAaag gccgGAGGAGCATCTGTAGGCTGGGCTCTGGGCTACATGCTCAGTCTGAGCAGTATGGTACCAGCAGAGAAACTCGGGCTGGTGAAGGCTTTGCCCTCAGGGCCCTGGGCTggcatcctcttcctcttcatcaccttcctcttcttttcGCTGGGATACATGCTGATGATCTACAGAAACATAAGAACTAAAGAAGGCATGGTGTGA